One stretch of Alcaligenes aquatilis DNA includes these proteins:
- a CDS encoding winged helix-turn-helix transcriptional regulator: MSSSSATTQACSLIQEEFEQPCPIRDVLDRIGDQWSLLILESLAPGTLRFNELSREIGDISRQMLSRTLKRLETDGFVQRTLYAEVPPRVEYTLTELGQSFLVPMRELVKWADIHHARICQARRESKSG, encoded by the coding sequence ATGTCCTCATCAAGCGCCACTACACAGGCTTGCAGCCTGATACAGGAAGAGTTCGAGCAACCCTGCCCCATCCGGGATGTGCTGGACCGAATTGGCGATCAATGGAGTCTGCTGATCCTGGAGTCCCTGGCACCGGGCACGCTGCGCTTTAACGAACTAAGTCGGGAAATCGGCGATATTTCCCGTCAGATGCTCTCGCGCACACTCAAGCGCCTGGAAACGGATGGGTTTGTACAACGAACCTTGTACGCAGAAGTGCCGCCACGCGTGGAATACACACTGACCGAACTGGGGCAGTCCTTTCTGGTGCCCATGCGGGAACTGGTGAAGTGGGCAGACATTCATCATGCGCGTATCTGTCAGGCACGCCGGGAATCCAAATCGGGCTAA
- a CDS encoding nuclear transport factor 2 family protein, which translates to MKGLIRWVSPVLLAGSFLLSTNAALAANSPTRDVVQEESNRTLVVNFYDSFFNKHQVQEAATVVAEDYIQHNPEVPDGKAPFVGYFSGYFKENPQSRARIVRSATDGDLVYLHVHSTNGKADRGQAVIDIFRVQDGKIVEHWDVIQAVPEQAANSNTMF; encoded by the coding sequence ATGAAAGGGTTAATTCGATGGGTATCTCCAGTTTTATTGGCGGGCTCTTTCTTGTTGAGCACAAATGCAGCGTTGGCTGCCAATTCGCCGACTCGTGATGTGGTTCAGGAAGAAAGCAATCGCACGCTAGTGGTCAATTTTTACGATAGCTTCTTTAACAAGCATCAGGTGCAGGAAGCGGCGACAGTGGTGGCCGAGGACTATATCCAGCACAACCCGGAAGTGCCGGACGGGAAGGCGCCTTTTGTGGGCTACTTTAGTGGTTATTTCAAAGAGAACCCGCAGTCTCGTGCGCGGATTGTGCGCAGTGCCACAGACGGGGATCTGGTCTATCTGCATGTGCATTCGACCAATGGCAAGGCCGATCGCGGACAGGCCGTGATTGATATTTTCCGGGTGCAAGACGGCAAGATCGTGGAGCACTGGGATGTGATTCAGGCCGTGCCGGAGCAGGCTGCCAATAGCAACACCATGTTCTAA
- the ybaK gene encoding Cys-tRNA(Pro) deacylase, with the protein MAKEKHVSETPATQWLRKNGISFTEHSYNYVDHGGAMEAAAQLGLDLHRVAKTLIMEDESAKPLIIVMHGDREVSTKNLARQTGAKKIAPCKPEVAQRHSGYMVGGTSPFATRKAMPVWLEEELLEFDTIYINGGRRGYLLGINPQVLIDKLGARPVQAGLEKG; encoded by the coding sequence ATGGCTAAAGAAAAACACGTCAGCGAAACACCGGCCACGCAGTGGCTACGTAAAAATGGCATTTCCTTTACCGAACATAGCTACAACTATGTCGATCATGGCGGAGCCATGGAAGCAGCAGCCCAACTAGGTCTGGACCTGCACCGGGTGGCCAAGACCCTGATCATGGAAGATGAAAGCGCCAAGCCCCTGATCATCGTGATGCACGGCGACCGAGAAGTCTCTACCAAGAATCTGGCTCGTCAAACGGGCGCAAAGAAAATCGCCCCCTGCAAGCCAGAGGTGGCCCAACGCCATTCGGGCTATATGGTTGGCGGCACCTCGCCTTTTGCCACTCGCAAAGCCATGCCTGTGTGGCTGGAAGAAGAACTGCTGGAGTTCGACACGATTTACATCAATGGTGGCCGACGCGGTTATTTGCTGGGTATCAATCCCCAGGTTCTGATCGACAAACTGGGCGCACGCCCAGTACAGGCTGGCCTGGAAAAAGGCTGA
- a CDS encoding PACE efflux transporter: protein MTLQGWKRRVFYVGLFEFFAIVFSSFLLAYFAGGEASESAPIAVAISVIAIVWNYVFNTAFEYWESRQTVKGRSLLRRSVHAVSFEAGLVIAIVPLYMWWYQVGLMEALRMEVAILVFFLIYSFIFSWTFDRVFGLPASAA, encoded by the coding sequence ATGACACTCCAAGGTTGGAAACGCCGCGTGTTTTACGTGGGTTTGTTTGAGTTTTTTGCCATTGTTTTTTCTTCTTTCCTGCTGGCCTACTTTGCCGGTGGAGAGGCTTCGGAGTCCGCGCCTATCGCGGTGGCGATCTCGGTGATTGCGATTGTTTGGAACTACGTGTTCAACACCGCTTTTGAGTATTGGGAGTCTCGCCAAACGGTCAAAGGCCGTAGCCTGTTGCGCCGTAGCGTGCATGCCGTCAGTTTTGAGGCTGGCCTGGTGATTGCCATCGTGCCTTTGTATATGTGGTGGTATCAGGTTGGCTTGATGGAAGCGCTGCGGATGGAAGTGGCCATTCTGGTGTTCTTCTTGATCTACTCCTTTATCTTTAGCTGGACCTTTGACCGGGTGTTTGGCTTGCCAGCCAGCGCGGCTTGA
- a CDS encoding NAD(P)-dependent oxidoreductase encodes MSRIALIGASGEVGSRLLKELSDRGHTVTAIARHPEKIASLPNVTAVQGDVNDLDGLIALLQGHDVAISAVRFASSDPSKLITAVRAAGVPRYLVVGGAASLEVAPGQRLIDQPAFPDAYRTEALGGIAFLDQLRQEKELDWTFLSPSAEFGPGQRTGKFRVGQDSLLVSDQGSKISYEDYAIALVDEIEHPAHSRQRFTVGY; translated from the coding sequence ATGTCTCGTATTGCATTGATAGGTGCTTCTGGCGAAGTCGGTTCGCGCCTTTTGAAAGAACTCTCTGATCGTGGTCATACAGTGACAGCGATTGCTCGCCATCCTGAAAAAATTGCCAGCCTGCCCAATGTCACGGCTGTTCAGGGTGATGTGAATGATCTGGACGGTTTGATCGCGCTACTGCAAGGTCACGATGTGGCGATTAGCGCCGTTCGTTTCGCCTCGTCGGATCCTTCCAAGCTGATCACGGCAGTTCGCGCGGCTGGTGTGCCGCGTTATCTGGTGGTGGGTGGTGCGGCCAGTCTTGAAGTGGCTCCCGGTCAGCGATTGATTGATCAGCCCGCATTTCCGGATGCGTATCGTACCGAAGCCTTGGGGGGGATTGCCTTTCTGGATCAGCTACGTCAGGAAAAAGAGCTGGATTGGACTTTCTTGTCGCCCTCGGCAGAGTTTGGTCCCGGTCAGCGCACGGGCAAATTCCGTGTGGGCCAAGACAGTCTTTTGGTCTCCGACCAAGGCAGCAAGATTTCTTATGAGGATTACGCCATCGCTTTGGTGGACGAGATTGAACATCCTGCCCATTCGCGCCAGCGCTTTACCGTAGGTTATTGA
- a CDS encoding MFS transporter: protein MFQSLRQPAVMTVTLAAAGILMVTMGIRQSFGLFVGPIDKASGMGIMSISFAMAVGQLTWGAIQPIAGACSDRWGPDRVLIAGLLILALGCAVTPFIGTGLGLTLTLGLLASVGSGAASFSTLIGAAAQRIPEHARGQASGLINAGGSFGQFVFAPVVQKLIGWVGWMSTFWVLALTALLTLPLIRKLSPGSKAQKTAAAPRPAPVTSGPGLAETLKNAMTDRSYLLLSLGFFTCGFHIAFLVTHLPGEIDLCGLPPSVASWSLALIGLANIFGSIAAGSCIARWRSKYVLALMYASRAVLILWYLMMPKTDLVFYIFAIGLGLTWLATVPPTANIVAKLFGTRYLATLFGLALFSHQIGGFLGAWLGGIALTRFGDYSWMWWADIVLAVLAAIVNLPIREAKIKMQTA, encoded by the coding sequence ATGTTTCAATCCTTGCGCCAGCCCGCCGTAATGACGGTGACTTTGGCAGCGGCTGGCATCCTGATGGTTACCATGGGGATACGCCAATCCTTTGGCCTATTCGTCGGCCCGATTGATAAGGCAAGCGGCATGGGCATTATGTCCATCAGCTTTGCCATGGCCGTGGGCCAGCTTACCTGGGGGGCGATCCAGCCTATTGCCGGTGCCTGCTCCGACCGCTGGGGCCCGGACCGGGTTCTGATCGCGGGCCTGCTGATTCTGGCATTGGGCTGTGCAGTGACTCCCTTTATAGGCACAGGCCTGGGACTGACCTTGACCTTGGGCCTACTGGCCAGCGTTGGCTCGGGTGCGGCCAGCTTCTCTACCCTGATTGGCGCGGCCGCCCAACGAATTCCTGAGCACGCACGCGGCCAGGCCTCTGGCCTGATCAATGCCGGCGGCTCCTTCGGACAGTTCGTCTTTGCTCCCGTCGTGCAAAAGCTGATCGGTTGGGTGGGCTGGATGTCGACCTTTTGGGTTCTGGCTCTGACCGCCCTGCTAACCCTGCCCCTGATCCGCAAACTAAGTCCTGGCAGCAAGGCCCAAAAGACAGCCGCCGCCCCCCGCCCCGCTCCTGTTACCAGCGGTCCGGGACTGGCCGAGACATTGAAAAACGCCATGACAGATCGCAGCTACTTGCTGCTGAGCCTGGGCTTTTTCACCTGCGGTTTTCACATTGCTTTTCTGGTCACCCACCTGCCGGGGGAAATCGACCTGTGCGGACTGCCGCCTTCAGTAGCAAGCTGGTCCTTGGCCTTGATCGGCCTGGCCAATATCTTTGGCAGTATCGCCGCCGGTTCCTGCATTGCCCGCTGGCGCAGCAAGTATGTGCTGGCGCTGATGTATGCCTCGCGCGCCGTGCTGATCCTGTGGTACTTGATGATGCCTAAAACCGATCTGGTGTTTTACATCTTTGCCATCGGCCTGGGTCTGACCTGGCTGGCGACCGTGCCACCCACCGCCAATATCGTCGCCAAGCTGTTTGGCACACGTTATCTGGCCACCCTATTTGGCTTGGCCTTGTTCTCGCACCAGATCGGTGGTTTTCTGGGGGCGTGGCTGGGCGGTATTGCCTTGACTCGTTTTGGTGACTACAGTTGGATGTGGTGGGCTGATATTGTGCTGGCCGTACTGGCTGCCATTGTCAATCTGCCGATACGCGAAGCCAAGATCAAGATGCAGACGGCTTAG